From one Mytilus edulis chromosome 1, xbMytEdul2.2, whole genome shotgun sequence genomic stretch:
- the LOC139506302 gene encoding uncharacterized protein, giving the protein MNLPTTFLTISCLIVRTFANGTGFEQSESEDADLAHTIRMRASHIPRFVGKRTMGEDEVEKLLIKQQEENDDQENEQKFLIDLLKSYDESLSESQHLSGDFNTQTDAESNSELSPFEREAKWAPRFVGKRRSPMFVGRRRAPLFIGKRYAPRFVGKRGAPMFVGRRGSPMFVGRRDSPLFVGKRENARPADTSYYVGGKRSVNAASEYEQNSASLNSLNFDMLNNDIKNKRERERLYLPQENQILNDHPMFSDFSKRFVVPEFVGKREGNSLPNILSQKRFDTPFFVGRRRSADFALDDLNPGLSYVVPTMQRELISNENGRTFTFIVEGNDLGDSDAVDRALQISANLLTTPDNDSPPLDIPYLSSVKYLENGRLPSIQSLAFTDPGQDDEKEELKKYLEFLGKKDKKYAEFIGKRMSWKPFQSSVSQKRGMEFIGKRNMEFLGKRNTIPVDKRYMEFLGKRAMEFLGKRTMEFLGKRYASYRYGKLQQRRRGDWIG; this is encoded by the exons ATGAATTTACCAACAACCTTTCTGACCATTTCATGTTTAATTGTAAGAACATTCGCCAATGGAACAG GATTTGAACAAAGCGAAAGCGAAGATGCAGATCTTGCGCATACAATAAGGATGCGTGCTTCGCATATACCACGGTTTGTTGGTAAACGGACAATGGGCGAGGACGAAGTTGAAAAGTTACTTATAAAACAACAAGAAGAAAATGATGAccaagaaaatgaacaaaaattctTAATAGATTTGCTCAAAAGTTATGATGAAAGTTTGTCTGAATCGCAACACCTTTCAGGAGATTTTAATACACAGACTGATGCAGAGTCAAATTCAGAATTATCGCCATTTGAAAGAGAAGCAAAATGGGCTCCGAGATTTGTTGGCAAACGGCGGTCGCCTATGTTTGTTGGCAGACGGCGAGCACCTTTATTTATTGGAAAGCGCTACGCACCAAGATTTGTTGGCAAGCGAGGAGCACCAATGTTTGTAGGAAGGAGAGGATCCCCTATGTTTGTTGGACGGCGCGATTCCCCGTTGTTTGTTGGTAAAAGAGAAAATGCTCGACCAGCTGATACTAGTTATTATGTTGGAGGAAAAAGGTCAGTTAATGCAGCAAGCGAATACGAGCAAAATAGCGCTAGTTTAAACAGTTTAAATTTCGATATGCTTAACAATGATATAAAGAACAAAAGGGAAAGGGAACGGCTTTATTTACCTCaggaaaatcaaattttaaatgatCATCCCATGTTTTCTGATTTTTCAAAACGATTTGTTGTACCAGAATTTGTAGGGAAAAGGGAAGGCAACAGTTTGCCCAATATTCTTTCACAGAAGCGCTTTGACACTCCGTTTTTTGTTGGGCGGCGGCGCAGCGCTGATTTTGCATTAGATGATTTAAATCCAGGTTTAAGCTATGTAGTACCTACAATGCAACGAGAATTAATAAGTAATGAGAATGGCAGGAC GTTCACATTTATTGTCGAGGGAA ATGATCTAGGCGATTCTGACGCCGTAGACCGAGCTCTCCAAATTTCTGCTAATCTCCTCACCACACCCGATAATGACTCGCCTCCGTTAGACATTCCATATCTTTCTAGTGTCAAGTATCTGGAAAATGGCAGACTACCAAGTATTCAATCCTTAGCTTTTACGGATCCCGGTCAGGACGATGAAaaagaagaattaaaaaaatatttagagtTTTTagggaaaaaagacaaaaaatatgcCGAGTTTATTGGTAAAAGAATGAGCTGGAAACCCTTTCAAAGTAGCGTCAGTCAAAAGCGCGGTATGGAATTCATTGGAAAAAGAAACATGGAGTTCTTAGGAAAGCGCAATACTATTCCTGTAGATAAACGATACATGGAATTTCTTGGGAAACGTGCAATGGAATTTTTGGGTAAACGCACAATGGAATTTCTCGGTAAACGTTACGCTTCTTACAGATATGGAAAATTACAACAAAGACGCCGCGGAGATTGGATTGGCTAA